The nucleotide window CACTGCAATTGTCAAGCCGTTCACGCTCGAGGATGTCAAGGCCGGACTGGAGCAGGCCGGAATCCTCGGCATGACCGTCAGTGAGGTCCAGGGCTACGGACGCCAGAAGGGCCACACCGAGGTCTACCGCGGCGCGGAGTACTCGGTCGATTTCGTACCGAAGGTCCGTGTCGAGGTCGTCGTGGACGACGCGGCCGTGGACAAGGTGGTCGACGTGATCGTCGAGGCCGCTCGGACCGGCAAGATCGGTGACGGCAAGGTGTGGGTGTCGCCCGTCGAGTCCGTCGTCCGCGTCCGCACCGGCGAGCGTGGCGGCGACGCTCTGTAGCGAGCCCGTGCTGCGTTGACGAACTCCGGTGAACGGCCCCGTGCCCGACGACCAGTCGGGCGCGGGGCCGTACCATTCGACAGCGCGAATCATCCTCTCTCCCTCACACTTTGGAGGCAGTCGTAAGCGCCGCAGACCTGGCCAAGACCCGACGGCAACTCACCGAATCCGGCCGCTCGGGAAAACTCGACGCACCGGCATTGC belongs to Gordonia sp. KTR9 and includes:
- a CDS encoding P-II family nitrogen regulator → MKLITAIVKPFTLEDVKAGLEQAGILGMTVSEVQGYGRQKGHTEVYRGAEYSVDFVPKVRVEVVVDDAAVDKVVDVIVEAARTGKIGDGKVWVSPVESVVRVRTGERGGDAL